The following are from one region of the Bacteroides sp. genome:
- a CDS encoding DUF5777 family beta-barrel protein, with the protein MRPRFSLIIGILLLSFVFEGKGQDLMDLFGEEEPVTEYAFATFKTTRIVNGQSIENPPHGELKFVISHHFGRLNEGAYNFFGLDQSTIRLGLEYGLTERLTLSVGRSSFEKTFDGFAKYKILRQSSGAKTMPISLSAFSGIYLNSLEWRYPDRENYFTSRLSYVYQILIARKFSNFLSLQLTPTMIHKNLVEKIADPNDIFAMGAGGRVRLTNRITFNAEYYYLITEKTAQDFNNMLSLGFDLETGGHIFQLHFTNARPMFERAFITETTGDWLKGDIYFGFNIVRVFTIRKPEL; encoded by the coding sequence ATGCGACCCAGATTTTCGCTGATAATTGGAATACTGCTCCTTTCCTTCGTTTTCGAGGGAAAGGGGCAGGATTTGATGGACCTATTCGGGGAGGAAGAACCCGTAACCGAATATGCCTTCGCCACCTTTAAAACAACCCGGATTGTCAATGGACAATCCATTGAAAATCCTCCGCACGGGGAGTTGAAGTTTGTGATCAGTCACCACTTTGGGCGGCTGAACGAAGGGGCTTACAACTTCTTCGGCCTCGATCAGTCAACCATTCGCCTTGGACTGGAATATGGGCTGACTGAAAGGCTTACCCTTTCGGTTGGCAGAAGCTCATTCGAAAAAACCTTCGATGGTTTTGCCAAGTATAAGATCCTGCGGCAAAGCAGCGGTGCTAAGACCATGCCCATTTCCTTGTCAGCTTTCTCGGGAATCTATTTAAACTCCCTTGAGTGGCGTTATCCCGACAGGGAAAATTATTTCACTTCACGCCTGTCGTATGTTTACCAGATTCTCATTGCCCGAAAATTTTCCAATTTCCTTTCGTTGCAATTAACCCCAACAATGATCCATAAGAACCTTGTGGAGAAAATTGCCGATCCGAATGATATCTTTGCCATGGGTGCCGGGGGAAGGGTTCGCCTGACCAATCGCATCACCTTTAATGCCGAATATTACTACCTTATTACCGAGAAAACCGCTCAGGATTTCAACAACATGCTTTCCCTGGGATTTGACCTTGAAACCGGGGGGCATATATTTCAGTTGCACTTTACCAACGCCCGCCCCATGTTCGAACGGGCATTTATAACCGAAACCACCGGTGATTGGCTAAAAGGCGACATTTATTTTGGATTTAACATCGTCAGGGTCTTTACCATCCGAAAACCTGAGCTGTAA
- a CDS encoding GNAT family N-acetyltransferase, whose amino-acid sequence MMTKNNEFTIRREVVESDLETVRSIIDSSGFFRKDEVEVAVELAGEALEKGDASGYHFLFAEMDGQTLGFACFGPIPCTIGSFDLYWIAVHQDSRGKGIGLSLLKETEALVKQMNGRKIYIETSTMPKYDPTRGFYLSAGYEEAARFSDFYDLGDGKVVFEKNV is encoded by the coding sequence ATGATGACCAAAAACAATGAATTTACTATTCGCCGGGAGGTGGTTGAAAGCGATCTGGAAACCGTTCGTTCCATTATAGATTCCTCGGGCTTTTTCCGAAAGGATGAAGTGGAAGTAGCCGTTGAATTGGCTGGGGAGGCATTGGAAAAAGGGGATGCCAGTGGTTATCATTTCCTGTTTGCTGAAATGGATGGACAAACACTGGGATTTGCCTGTTTTGGGCCGATTCCATGCACAATTGGTAGTTTTGACCTCTATTGGATTGCTGTTCATCAGGATTCCAGGGGAAAGGGCATAGGACTAAGCCTGCTGAAAGAAACAGAAGCTTTGGTCAAACAGATGAATGGGCGCAAGATCTATATCGAAACCTCTACCATGCCCAAATACGACCCCACCCGCGGCTTTTACCTTTCGGCAGGATATGAAGAGGCCGCCCGCTTCAGCGACTTCTACGATCTGGGCGACGGGAAGGTTGTCTTTGAAAAAAACGTTTAA
- a CDS encoding M14 family metallopeptidase, with amino-acid sequence MKNLLLSFLIVALGLNALASNNWQTWYEAHDKNQTPRYAETVEYSKRLAEASPMLQYTTFGQSHQLRDLPLLILDKHGNFTPETVKASGNLVLLVQAAIHPGEPCGKDAGLMLLRDIVIDGKYQELLENITLLFIPIFNVDGNERFGPYNRINQNGPEEMGWRTNARNLNLNRDFLKADTREMQHFLELWNQWQPDFYLDTHATNGGDYQYPMTYIIEIFGGMEQGLTDWCAQEFLPEWEQRMEASGYPTFPYVTYRNWHDPRSGLMSRTSPPALSNGFAAQRNRPGLLLETHMLKPYHIRVEATYYSILHTMEMLHRDHDTFRELVARADAFTASPEFRKQPFHLNFRTGTDSVMVDFKGVEYEKIPSDLSGGEWFIYESDKPLTFQIPWFYKQEPAVSVILPEAYIIPVQWYDVIERLSWQGIEMQRIEKDTVMEVESYRFRDVRLANSVNEGRQMARFTALPVTETRHFPAGSVIVPMNQPGARMVAHALEPDAPSSFAAWGFFNAIFQRTEYFESYAMEAIARQMLDEDPGLRVRFEEMKASDAAFAANPREILNWFYEQSPYYDPAHNVYPVGRIMR; translated from the coding sequence ATGAAAAACCTCCTGCTTTCCTTTCTGATCGTAGCTCTGGGTCTTAACGCTTTGGCCAGCAATAACTGGCAGACCTGGTACGAAGCCCACGACAAGAACCAGACCCCCCGCTATGCCGAAACGGTTGAATACAGCAAGCGATTGGCAGAGGCTTCGCCCATGCTTCAATACACCACTTTTGGGCAGAGTCACCAGTTGCGAGACTTGCCTTTGCTGATCCTTGACAAGCATGGCAATTTCACCCCTGAAACGGTGAAAGCCAGCGGAAACCTGGTCTTGCTGGTCCAGGCTGCCATTCACCCGGGTGAGCCTTGCGGCAAGGATGCGGGACTGATGCTTTTGCGGGATATTGTGATCGATGGCAAATACCAGGAGCTCCTGGAAAACATCACCCTGTTGTTCATTCCAATTTTCAACGTGGATGGCAATGAACGTTTCGGTCCCTATAACCGCATCAACCAGAACGGTCCCGAAGAAATGGGCTGGCGCACCAACGCCCGCAACCTGAACCTCAACCGCGACTTCCTGAAAGCCGACACTCGGGAGATGCAGCATTTCCTGGAACTCTGGAACCAATGGCAGCCCGATTTTTACCTCGACACCCACGCCACCAACGGGGGCGATTACCAGTACCCGATGACCTATATCATTGAGATCTTTGGTGGGATGGAACAAGGCCTTACGGACTGGTGTGCGCAAGAATTCCTTCCCGAATGGGAGCAGCGCATGGAAGCCAGTGGCTATCCCACTTTCCCCTACGTGACCTACCGCAACTGGCACGACCCACGCAGCGGCCTGATGTCGCGCACCTCCCCTCCTGCCCTGTCGAATGGTTTCGCTGCCCAGCGAAACCGCCCCGGGCTGCTGCTTGAAACCCATATGCTGAAACCCTATCACATCAGGGTGGAAGCCACCTATTACAGCATCCTCCACACGATGGAAATGCTTCATCGTGACCACGATACTTTCCGCGAACTGGTTGCCAGGGCCGATGCTTTTACTGCTTCCCCGGAATTCAGGAAACAACCCTTTCACCTTAATTTTCGGACGGGCACTGACAGTGTGATGGTTGACTTCAAAGGCGTTGAGTATGAAAAGATCCCCAGCGATCTGAGCGGCGGAGAATGGTTCATTTATGAAAGCGATAAACCATTGACTTTTCAAATCCCCTGGTTTTACAAACAAGAACCCGCAGTAAGCGTGATTTTGCCCGAGGCTTACATCATACCTGTGCAATGGTATGATGTGATTGAAAGGCTTTCCTGGCAGGGCATTGAAATGCAGCGGATTGAGAAGGATACCGTAATGGAAGTTGAGTCCTACCGGTTCAGGGATGTCAGACTGGCCAATTCGGTCAACGAAGGGCGCCAAATGGCCAGGTTCACGGCTTTACCAGTAACCGAAACCCGCCATTTCCCTGCTGGATCGGTCATCGTCCCCATGAACCAGCCGGGCGCCCGAATGGTGGCCCACGCCCTCGAGCCAGATGCACCCTCCTCTTTTGCTGCCTGGGGTTTTTTCAATGCAATCTTTCAGCGCACCGAATATTTTGAAAGCTACGCCATGGAAGCCATTGCCCGCCAGATGCTTGATGAGGATCCCGGTCTAAGAGTCAGATTTGAAGAAATGAAAGCCAGTGATGCTGCCTTCGCAGCAAACCCGCGGGAAATCCTCAACTGGTTTTACGAGCAATCCCCTTACTACGACCCGGCTCATAATGTTTACCCTGTCGGCAGGATTATGAGATAA
- a CDS encoding tail fiber domain-containing protein, with protein sequence MKTLIILALALMLSIGGLAQEVATSAETTDKATAVPATIDFQGRLHDHGGSPVNATLSIKFSLYDVGSGGTALWTETKSVQVTDGLFQVKLGDVTPFNASHFSGSDRWLGIQVGAEAEMSPRMKISSVGYAIQAAEGGLTLPYAGEGSAANAIFKIVNNDTSGSGIYGISRSTSPTLSLYGVRGDVYSNLGSGLVGAAFSNEGTASGVTGQSQAINGSGVYGRNITNSLTGTSFGVYGVAEGPTGTGVSGIAGYASGNTRGIRGLVASPDGYSGYFEGGRFYVSGNTGIGTLNPAYKLDVIGSFRATGLTLQDGSQGAGKVLTSDASGLASWQTPQGFTLPFEGSCSNSDYALSINYSGGADGSGTGIYLYSPGYTGNVTGINSSVMSNAGVSISGYSFSSTGQTTGIFGGSNSDEGIGIHGKASSGTGASIGILGEAQSSGGIAILGRTLSTSGNPIAIKGHAQNGVGYSGYFLGGRFYVSGNTGIGTENPSAKLEVNGQVKITGGSPAEGKVLTSDANGLASWQPLGNLLPIIDTLAIYKGALIEATNSSDGGIHSDVVGLKGVSSSELQAGGRGVWGVVYGTSGAGVQGNAAASTGEASGVKGFSASTSGIGVLGHAYATLGSNIGVKGQSSSTSGFGVWGEATALSGFTCGIYGTVNSPDGFSGYFSSGKFFVRDNAGFGTSVPSQRVHIKGSAPGNAVLFIEPNQWAATGDYGEIRFGDSNHYIRGEHTRGMTFFDANRFTFSGGNVGIGTDNARAKLEVAANAGPNLIIHDSNGSNDRPGIQFTNNNIHFIGGDDLSEEIFGIYSQYGNTRTYAARLNIHGPATENWGKLLSLTHDGSHGRISTDAGYLVLEPAGMRVGIGTDAPTQSLDVNGTLRVRGMTTGTSAGTVYRTADGTLITGASDIRLKENIETLSDGLAKILQLRGVSFSWKNDPAQARSIGFIAQEFEQVIPELVFTNPVDGYKGIYYAELSAVLVEAMQTQQDKIDLLEQQNLELNARLERLERAMESLSER encoded by the coding sequence ATGAAAACCCTTATCATCCTCGCCCTTGCTCTGATGCTGAGCATCGGCGGCCTGGCCCAGGAAGTGGCCACCAGTGCAGAAACCACCGACAAGGCCACTGCAGTGCCCGCGACCATCGATTTCCAGGGGCGGCTGCACGACCATGGCGGCAGCCCGGTGAACGCCACCCTGAGCATCAAATTCTCCCTGTATGATGTGGGTTCGGGGGGCACGGCCCTGTGGACGGAGACGAAATCGGTGCAGGTCACCGATGGCCTGTTCCAGGTGAAGCTGGGTGATGTCACGCCCTTTAATGCCAGCCATTTCAGCGGATCGGACCGATGGCTGGGCATCCAAGTGGGTGCCGAAGCCGAGATGAGCCCCCGAATGAAGATCTCGAGCGTGGGCTATGCGATACAGGCCGCCGAAGGAGGTTTAACCTTGCCTTACGCAGGAGAAGGTTCGGCTGCCAACGCCATTTTTAAAATAGTCAACAACGACACCTCTGGAAGTGGAATCTATGGGATCAGTAGATCGACCTCCCCAACCTTATCTTTGTATGGTGTCAGGGGAGATGTATATTCCAATCTTGGCTCCGGCCTTGTTGGAGCCGCATTCTCGAATGAAGGAACAGCCTCAGGCGTCACGGGACAGTCGCAGGCCATCAATGGTTCAGGGGTGTACGGCAGGAATATTACAAATTCTCTTACAGGAACTTCATTTGGGGTTTATGGGGTTGCTGAAGGTCCCACAGGAACGGGGGTCAGCGGCATTGCGGGTTATGCAAGCGGCAATACCAGGGGCATCAGGGGATTGGTTGCTTCTCCCGACGGATATTCCGGGTATTTTGAAGGGGGAAGGTTTTATGTGAGTGGGAATACCGGGATTGGAACTCTCAACCCTGCATATAAACTGGATGTCATTGGATCATTCAGGGCCACGGGATTGACCCTTCAGGATGGGAGCCAGGGGGCTGGTAAGGTCCTGACCTCCGATGCTTCAGGACTGGCTTCCTGGCAAACACCCCAAGGCTTTACATTGCCTTTCGAAGGCTCTTGCTCTAACTCTGATTATGCCTTAAGTATAAATTATTCAGGAGGAGCCGATGGGTCTGGAACCGGTATTTATCTTTATTCTCCTGGCTACACTGGAAATGTTACGGGGATTAATTCCAGTGTTATGTCCAATGCTGGAGTTTCAATTTCAGGTTATAGTTTTTCCTCTACTGGCCAAACAACTGGAATTTTTGGTGGTTCTAACTCTGATGAAGGCATAGGCATCCACGGAAAGGCAAGTTCAGGCACCGGGGCAAGCATTGGTATCCTGGGCGAAGCCCAGTCTTCTGGAGGAATAGCTATTCTTGGAAGGACCTTATCCACTTCAGGAAACCCAATCGCAATCAAAGGACACGCTCAAAATGGTGTTGGATACTCTGGTTATTTTTTGGGAGGGCGTTTTTATGTGAGCGGGAATACCGGCATTGGAACAGAAAATCCCTCTGCTAAGCTGGAAGTGAATGGACAGGTGAAAATTACCGGAGGCAGCCCTGCTGAGGGCAAGGTGCTGACTTCCGATGCCAATGGACTGGCCTCCTGGCAGCCCCTGGGCAATCTTTTACCCATCATTGATACATTGGCTATTTATAAGGGCGCATTGATTGAAGCTACAAATAGCTCTGATGGCGGAATCCATTCCGATGTGGTTGGCCTAAAAGGCGTATCATCCTCTGAATTACAAGCCGGGGGCAGAGGCGTCTGGGGGGTCGTCTATGGAACAAGCGGTGCAGGCGTCCAGGGAAATGCTGCTGCTTCGACCGGTGAGGCTTCAGGGGTAAAAGGTTTTTCTGCATCAACTTCAGGAATCGGGGTTCTTGGCCATGCTTATGCAACCCTGGGATCAAACATCGGGGTAAAAGGACAATCTTCATCGACCAGCGGATTTGGCGTGTGGGGTGAAGCTACTGCGTTGAGTGGCTTTACTTGCGGGATTTATGGTACCGTTAACTCTCCCGACGGTTTCTCAGGCTATTTCAGTTCCGGGAAATTCTTTGTCAGGGATAATGCAGGATTCGGAACCTCTGTTCCCTCCCAAAGGGTTCATATCAAGGGAAGTGCTCCCGGAAATGCAGTATTGTTCATTGAGCCCAACCAATGGGCCGCTACTGGCGATTACGGGGAAATCAGGTTTGGGGATTCGAACCATTACATTAGGGGAGAACACACCAGGGGAATGACCTTTTTTGATGCAAACAGATTTACTTTTTCGGGAGGCAATGTGGGAATTGGGACCGACAATGCCAGGGCAAAACTGGAGGTTGCAGCCAATGCAGGCCCCAACCTGATCATCCACGATTCCAATGGCAGCAATGACCGGCCCGGCATCCAATTCACAAACAATAACATCCACTTTATTGGGGGCGATGATCTGTCGGAGGAGATTTTTGGAATCTATTCCCAGTATGGCAACACCAGAACTTATGCAGCCAGGCTGAATATCCATGGCCCTGCTACCGAAAACTGGGGGAAACTCCTGAGTCTTACACACGATGGCAGCCATGGCAGGATCAGCACCGATGCGGGATACCTGGTCCTGGAGCCTGCCGGGATGCGGGTGGGCATAGGCACCGATGCGCCAACCCAAAGCCTGGACGTCAACGGCACCCTCAGGGTCAGGGGCATGACCACCGGAACCTCGGCTGGCACGGTCTATCGCACGGCTGATGGGACCCTGATTACCGGTGCTTCCGACATCCGCTTGAAGGAAAACATTGAAACCCTCAGCGATGGGCTTGCCAAGATCCTGCAGCTTCGCGGAGTAAGTTTCTCCTGGAAAAATGACCCGGCACAGGCACGCAGCATCGGCTTTATCGCCCAGGAATTTGAGCAGGTCATCCCCGAACTGGTATTCACCAACCCCGTGGACGGATACAAGGGGATATACTATGCCGAGCTTTCAGCCGTGCTCGTGGAAGCCATGCAGACACAACAGGACAAAATTGACCTGCTGGAACAACAAAACCTGGAACTCAATGCCCGCCTCGAACGGCTGGAAAGAGCGATGGAAAGCTTGAGCGAGAGATGA
- a CDS encoding tail fiber domain-containing protein gives MKTPILFALALMLSSSLLAQELATSEETPDKATAVPATIDFQGRLYDSGGSPVNATLSIKFSLYDIGSGGTALWTETKSVQVTDGLFQVKLGEVTPFSQTHFSGADRWLGIKVGTEAEMSPRTKISSVGYAMQALETDPTWQGNAAATGPVGRMGRVGIGVDVPEFDLHVVGAPSPDNYGVVTVEGIKESGYTGAEFRARINGNFAASFGSDSNEDYLFGFRNDKPLKIYTSQTERMRISPEGNVGIGTIEPLSRLHVKGAVDNPANFGVILVEGYLEGGYTGAELGTRVNGVLGVSFGSDTYEDYIYGWRSDKPLKLYTNQLERLRITPTGYVGIGTTNPGAMLEVAGQIRITGGGPGLGKVLTSDAGGLASWQEIPPSGLNLPFEGSALTTEIGSAAFKVSNPGTNQVVAITGHATATDNVAMGIYGRSDAYDGRGIYGVATHQTGFTYGVVGSAQSSNRAYGVYGTASSASGITYGVYGGSASSEGTGVYGTATSATGNTFGVFGYSSSNYGTGIYGYSVSPSGPTYGVYGKTESSGGHAVMGYATSSSGTTYGVASFVNSPSGYSGYFNGGRFFVDGNVGINAYNPTVNLDIAESGIPQIRLSKTAGTAHTQKITFWKGSTEKFAIGFDLWGDGSNLFTLYDTPNSSPVLNIINTRVGIGTTSPTQKLDVNGTVRIRGTTSGTVFTGVYADSNGNLILSTSDARLKENILPLQNSLEKVMELQGVSFSWKEAPGMGRHFGFIAQEFEQVIPELVITNQNDGYKGINYEEITALLVESTKEQQEIIKSLKAENEQLNARLERLERALEGLVEK, from the coding sequence ATGAAAACCCCCATCCTTTTCGCCCTTGCTCTAATGCTGAGCAGCAGCCTGCTGGCCCAGGAATTGGCCACAAGCGAAGAAACCCCCGACAAGGCCACGGCAGTGCCCGCGACCATCGATTTCCAGGGACGGCTGTACGACAGTGGCGGCAGCCCGGTGAACGCCACCCTGAGCATAAAATTCTCCCTGTATGACATAGGTTCAGGAGGCACGGCCCTGTGGACGGAGACAAAGTCGGTGCAGGTGACTGACGGGCTGTTCCAGGTAAAGCTGGGCGAGGTCACGCCCTTTTCCCAAACCCATTTCAGCGGGGCTGACCGGTGGCTGGGCATAAAGGTGGGTACAGAAGCCGAAATGAGTCCTCGGACGAAAATCTCCAGCGTGGGTTATGCGATGCAGGCCCTGGAGACCGACCCCACCTGGCAAGGCAATGCCGCTGCCACCGGACCCGTGGGACGAATGGGAAGAGTCGGGATTGGGGTTGATGTCCCTGAATTCGACCTGCATGTGGTTGGAGCACCTTCCCCGGATAACTATGGCGTAGTAACTGTTGAAGGGATTAAAGAATCCGGTTATACCGGAGCTGAATTTCGTGCAAGAATCAATGGAAATTTTGCCGCTTCCTTTGGCAGCGACAGCAACGAAGACTACCTCTTCGGCTTTAGGAATGACAAGCCATTAAAAATTTATACCAGCCAAACCGAGCGAATGAGGATTTCGCCGGAAGGTAATGTGGGTATTGGCACTATTGAACCTCTATCCCGGCTCCACGTGAAAGGGGCCGTGGATAATCCTGCGAACTTCGGGGTCATCCTGGTGGAAGGCTACCTGGAGGGAGGATATACGGGCGCTGAACTGGGCACCAGGGTCAACGGGGTGCTGGGCGTCTCCTTTGGCAGCGACACCTATGAAGACTATATCTACGGCTGGAGATCCGATAAGCCCCTCAAGCTCTATACCAACCAGCTGGAGCGCCTCCGGATAACGCCAACAGGCTACGTGGGGATTGGAACCACAAACCCGGGCGCAATGCTGGAAGTGGCAGGCCAGATCAGAATTACCGGGGGAGGACCCGGCCTGGGGAAGGTACTCACTTCGGATGCCGGGGGGCTTGCCTCCTGGCAGGAAATCCCGCCCAGTGGGCTGAACCTGCCTTTTGAAGGCAGTGCCCTCACCACAGAAATTGGATCGGCCGCTTTCAAGGTATCCAATCCGGGCACCAACCAGGTGGTGGCCATCACCGGCCACGCTACCGCTACAGACAATGTTGCCATGGGCATCTATGGACGGTCGGATGCTTACGATGGAAGGGGAATCTATGGCGTTGCAACCCACCAAACAGGTTTTACTTATGGGGTGGTGGGTTCGGCACAATCTTCAAACAGGGCCTATGGCGTTTATGGGACTGCCTCTTCAGCTTCCGGGATCACTTATGGGGTGTATGGGGGTTCAGCATCTTCAGAGGGGACAGGGGTTTATGGCACTGCAACTTCAGCAACAGGAAACACCTTTGGCGTATTTGGATATTCATCTTCAAACTATGGTACAGGGATTTATGGCTATTCGGTGAGCCCATCAGGACCCACTTACGGGGTCTACGGAAAAACAGAATCTTCCGGGGGCCATGCCGTCATGGGGTATGCAACCTCAAGTTCAGGGACGACTTATGGGGTTGCTTCCTTTGTTAATTCTCCCAGTGGATATTCGGGTTATTTTAATGGCGGCCGGTTTTTTGTGGACGGAAATGTCGGGATCAATGCATACAATCCCACAGTTAACCTGGATATAGCTGAAAGTGGAATCCCTCAAATCAGGTTGTCAAAAACGGCCGGTACGGCGCATACCCAAAAAATCACCTTCTGGAAAGGCTCTACCGAGAAATTTGCCATTGGCTTTGATCTTTGGGGCGATGGGTCCAATTTATTCACCCTTTACGATACCCCTAACAGCTCGCCCGTTTTGAACATCATCAACACCAGGGTTGGCATTGGCACCACCAGCCCAACCCAAAAGCTGGATGTAAACGGAACCGTTCGTATCAGAGGCACGACAAGCGGTACCGTATTTACCGGGGTGTATGCCGATTCCAATGGCAACCTGATTTTGAGTACTTCTGACGCCCGCCTGAAAGAAAACATCCTTCCGCTTCAAAATAGCCTGGAAAAAGTTATGGAATTGCAGGGGGTTTCCTTTTCCTGGAAAGAAGCACCGGGAATGGGGAGGCACTTTGGATTTATTGCACAAGAATTTGAGCAGGTTATCCCCGAGCTCGTTATTACGAATCAAAACGATGGCTACAAGGGGATAAACTATGAAGAAATTACCGCCCTGCTTGTTGAATCCACCAAGGAACAACAGGAAATAATAAAAAGCCTGAAGGCTGAAAATGAACAACTCAATGCTCGCCTGGAAAGGCTGGAAAGAGCGCTGGAAGGCCTTGTTGAGAAGTGA